A genomic region of bacterium contains the following coding sequences:
- the rsmG gene encoding 16S rRNA (guanine(527)-N(7))-methyltransferase RsmG, which yields MNTDIDAGLCGLEDGLNLLGIRLSDLELKKFEIYHRELLNWCEKVNLISERDRTKIVTRHFLDSLSAAEFIPLRGEPHRARVLDVGSGAGFPGIPIKIARPDIELDILEPRLKRVEFLNHLIKAIEVEAKIYRERVEDFKLKSYDVILSRSVGNLKWLTKVAAPILASDGRIVTYKGSRFSDEFKEVRGWNLIYRKQREFVAGTIVVLKKKY from the coding sequence ATGAACACAGATATAGATGCAGGACTATGTGGACTGGAAGATGGGCTAAACTTGCTGGGGATTAGATTGTCAGATTTAGAGCTTAAGAAGTTTGAAATTTATCACAGAGAGCTATTAAACTGGTGTGAAAAGGTAAATCTTATCTCGGAAAGGGATAGGACAAAAATAGTTACTCGTCACTTCCTTGATTCCTTATCAGCAGCTGAATTTATACCACTCCGTGGTGAACCACATAGAGCTCGTGTCCTTGATGTTGGGAGTGGGGCTGGGTTTCCTGGTATTCCAATAAAGATTGCAAGACCTGATATTGAACTTGATATACTTGAGCCCAGGCTTAAGAGGGTTGAATTCCTTAATCATTTAATAAAGGCTATAGAGGTAGAGGCAAAAATTTATAGAGAAAGGGTGGAGGATTTCAAACTCAAGTCTTACGATGTCATACTTTCAAGGTCAGTCGGTAACCTCAAATGGCTTACTAAAGTGGCAGCCCCAATTTTAGCATCAGATGGTAGGATTGTGACCTATAAAGGTTCAAGATTCTCTGATGAGTTTAAAGAAGTCCGAGGATGGAATCTCATTTACAGGAAACAACGCGAATTTGTGGCTGGCACAATTGTAGTCTTAAAAAAGAAATATTAA
- the deoC gene encoding deoxyribose-phosphate aldolase, whose protein sequence is MELKEVTPQAVCKLIDHTLLKPEAIESEIKKLCNEAIEFGFFACCINPCWVKLVVNELKGTGVKVCSVVGFPLGATTAKEEEAAKCVDDGADELDMVINIGWLKSGLYQEVEADIEQVVDAAQGKLVKVILETGVLTREEKIRGAQITIEAGANFVKTSTGFGYGGATIEDVKLLRKVVGPNFGVKASGGIKTWKQVIEFIQAGASRIGTSSGVQIIQQCPEYKKP, encoded by the coding sequence ATGGAGCTTAAAGAGGTAACACCTCAAGCAGTCTGTAAGTTGATTGACCATACATTACTGAAGCCTGAAGCTATTGAGTCAGAAATTAAAAAACTTTGCAATGAAGCGATTGAGTTTGGCTTTTTTGCTTGCTGTATCAATCCTTGTTGGGTAAAGCTAGTTGTCAATGAGCTAAAAGGGACAGGAGTCAAGGTATGCTCAGTAGTTGGCTTCCCCCTTGGGGCTACGACTGCTAAGGAAGAGGAGGCAGCTAAATGTGTAGATGATGGAGCAGATGAGCTTGATATGGTAATCAATATTGGATGGCTTAAGTCTGGCTTGTATCAGGAAGTAGAAGCTGACATAGAACAAGTTGTAGATGCAGCTCAAGGTAAGCTTGTTAAGGTAATACTTGAGACAGGTGTACTTACAAGGGAAGAGAAGATTCGTGGTGCCCAAATCACAATTGAGGCAGGCGCCAATTTTGTCAAGACGAGTACAGGGTTTGGGTATGGTGGTGCGACTATTGAAGATGTGAAACTGTTACGAAAAGTAGTGGGTCCAAATTTTGGTGTCAAAGCATCTGGTGGGATAAAGACATGGAAACAGGTGATTGAATTCATTCAAGCGGGTGCATCAAGGATTGGCACTTCTTCAGGTGTCCAAATTATTCAGCAATGCCCAGAATACAAAAAGCCTTAA